One part of the Methylobacterium terrae genome encodes these proteins:
- a CDS encoding PepSY domain-containing protein: protein MRKTLITLAALGMLGAGAAQAQTTVTGDPARDAKPSTQSQGQEAVTRPNTDMMDKNNPGTTGTVTTNAKLEPGANSFTEAQARSRLEQAGFKDVKELKKDDQGIWRGQAMQSGNTVMVGLDFKGNVATAR from the coding sequence ATGCGCAAGACCCTCATCACCCTCGCGGCTCTCGGCATGCTCGGAGCCGGCGCGGCTCAGGCTCAGACCACGGTGACGGGCGACCCGGCGCGCGACGCCAAGCCCAGCACCCAGTCGCAGGGCCAGGAGGCGGTGACCCGGCCCAACACCGACATGATGGACAAGAACAACCCGGGCACCACCGGAACCGTCACCACCAACGCCAAGCTCGAGCCCGGCGCGAACAGCTTCACCGAGGCCCAGGCCCGCAGCCGCCTCGAGCAGGCCGGCTTCAAGGACGTGAAGGAGCTCAAGAAGGACGACCAGGGTATCTGGCGCGGCCAGGCGATGCAGTCCGGCAACACGGTCATGGTCGGCCTCGACTTCAAGGGCAACGTCGCGACGGCGCGCTGA
- a CDS encoding gamma carbonic anhydrase family protein → MPLYALDTVSPVLPEDGSAWIAPDAHVIGRVRLGREVGVWFGAVIRGDNEPIAIGDRTNIQEGAVLHTDAGFPLTLGSGITVGHGAIVHGCTVGDDSLIGMGATILNGARIGRNCLVGANALVTEGKEFPDNSLIVGAPAKAVRVLDEAAVAGLRASADRYVANARRFAQGLRRVD, encoded by the coding sequence ATGCCGCTCTACGCCCTCGACACCGTCAGCCCGGTCCTGCCGGAGGACGGCAGCGCCTGGATCGCGCCCGACGCCCACGTGATCGGGCGGGTGCGCCTCGGCCGCGAGGTCGGGGTGTGGTTCGGCGCCGTCATCCGCGGGGACAACGAGCCGATCGCGATCGGCGACCGCACCAACATCCAGGAGGGCGCGGTGCTCCACACCGATGCGGGCTTCCCGCTCACCCTCGGCTCGGGCATCACGGTGGGGCACGGCGCCATCGTGCACGGCTGCACCGTGGGGGACGACAGCCTGATCGGGATGGGCGCGACGATCCTCAACGGCGCGAGGATCGGCCGCAACTGCCTCGTCGGCGCCAACGCGCTCGTCACGGAGGGCAAGGAATTCCCCGACAACAGCCTGATCGTCGGCGCTCCCGCCAAGGCGGTGCGGGTGCTCGACGAGGCGGCGGTGGCGGGGTTGCGCGCCTCGGCCGACCGCTACGTCGCCAATGCCAGGCGCTTCGCGCAAGGGCTGCGGCGGGTCGATTGA
- a CDS encoding FUSC family protein translates to MASFPDSLRRFADSLRRFPDTLRRAFDRQRPRLTQGLRMTTASLATFLLAESLALPQAYWAVITALIVTQSSVGGSLKAALDRFLGSVLGACYGGAVAFAIPHHGGASTFAALFVAVAPLTVAATVSAGFRIAPITAIIVLLSTTGSTLGPLAFALDRIFEIGLGCVIGLGVSLMVAPARAARAVTGQGAGLARLLAAQLDALARLDVEEAPEARALPPAVRRSLARLETLAGEAARERRSRLSAAPDPDPLLRTLMRLRHDLVLLRRAIAEADADVLRVHLAEAWGDAARAAAGRLRVLADALANGGRPAGDDAALVAAIAGYRDAIDGMRRRQVTRTLSTDGVGRIFWLAFSLEQLRRNLDDLAARAADFSKSEA, encoded by the coding sequence ATGGCCTCATTCCCGGACAGCCTGCGGCGCTTCGCGGACAGCCTGCGGCGCTTCCCCGACACCCTGCGGCGGGCGTTCGACCGCCAGCGGCCGCGCCTGACGCAGGGGCTGCGGATGACGACCGCGAGCCTCGCGACCTTCCTCTTGGCCGAATCCCTGGCGCTGCCGCAGGCCTACTGGGCCGTCATCACCGCGCTCATCGTGACGCAGAGCAGCGTCGGCGGCTCGCTCAAGGCGGCGCTCGACCGCTTCCTCGGCTCGGTGCTCGGCGCCTGCTACGGCGGCGCGGTCGCCTTCGCGATCCCGCATCACGGCGGCGCCTCGACCTTCGCGGCCCTGTTCGTGGCGGTGGCGCCCCTCACCGTCGCGGCGACGGTCTCGGCGGGGTTCCGCATCGCGCCGATCACCGCGATCATCGTGCTGCTCTCCACCACCGGCTCGACGCTGGGCCCCCTCGCCTTCGCCCTCGATCGGATCTTCGAGATCGGGCTCGGCTGCGTCATCGGGCTCGGCGTGTCGCTGATGGTGGCGCCGGCCCGGGCCGCCCGGGCGGTGACGGGTCAGGGCGCCGGCCTCGCGCGGCTCCTCGCCGCCCAGCTCGACGCCCTCGCCCGCCTCGACGTCGAGGAGGCGCCGGAGGCCAGGGCCCTGCCGCCGGCGGTGCGCCGGAGCCTGGCGCGCCTCGAGACCCTGGCCGGCGAGGCGGCGCGCGAGCGCCGCAGCCGCCTCTCGGCCGCCCCCGATCCGGACCCGCTCCTGCGCACCCTGATGCGCCTGCGCCACGACCTTGTGCTGCTGCGTCGCGCCATCGCGGAGGCCGACGCGGACGTCCTGCGCGTCCACCTCGCGGAGGCCTGGGGCGACGCCGCCCGCGCCGCAGCAGGGCGCCTGCGGGTGCTCGCCGACGCCCTCGCGAACGGGGGCCGGCCCGCGGGCGACGATGCGGCCCTGGTCGCGGCGATCGCCGGCTACCGCGACGCCATCGACGGGATGCGCCGGCGGCAGGTCACCCGGACGCTCTCCACCGACGGCGTCGGGCGGATCTTCTGGCTCGCCTTCAGCCTGGAGCAGCTCCGGCGCAACCTCGACGACCTCGCCGCGCGGGCGGCGGATTTCTCGAAGTCCGAGGCGTGA
- the flhA gene encoding flagellar biosynthesis protein FlhA, whose amino-acid sequence MSETGALGAGRIFALPTRADLMALTRRSDLVLAVALLGILTVLIFPLPALLLDLLLAVSIILSVLILMTGLFIENPLEFTVFPTVLLIATMLRLALNLASTRLILGHGHEGTAAAGHVIEAFGHFVMGGNFLIGIIVFAILIIVNFVVITKGSGRIAEVAARFTLDAMPGKQMAIDADLSAGLIDEKTARTRRQSLEDESSFFGAMDGASKFVRGDAIAALLITVINVVGGIVIGVGQQGMGFSDAAKTFTLLTVGDGLVSQVPALIVSTAAGLLVSKAGVRGAAARALGRQIANYPKALGMSAGVMILIGLMPGIPALPFLGLGLGAAYLARRIALMPKPAEAEAAAGGAPAADGTGAQKEETAADLLKLDDLKLEMGYALLPLVNGPAGQDRLTDQIRALRRQLAAELGFVMPSVRILDNVQLDANSYVVRVKEIEAGAGQVFPGQFMAMDPMGGQVQLPGQHLLEPTFGLPATWVDASLRDEAQLKGYTVVDAATVVSTHLTEIIKAHVADLLNHVEVHKLLKELPKEHGELLKEVVPGQIATTGIQRVLQYLLAERVSIRDLGTIVEGIAEVAGHIKNPRDIVEHVRARLGRQICAQYQGPGGVLPIITLSPAWESAFMEAIVGHGDERHLAMQPSKLSDFVTTVRDRFEEAARMGEMPVLVTSVQARPFVRSIIERFRRETPVMSQAEIHARARLKTVGSV is encoded by the coding sequence ATGAGCGAGACGGGGGCACTCGGCGCGGGCCGCATCTTCGCGCTGCCGACGCGGGCCGACCTGATGGCGCTCACCCGCCGCAGCGACCTCGTGCTCGCCGTCGCGTTGCTCGGCATCCTGACGGTGCTGATCTTCCCGCTGCCGGCCCTGCTCCTCGACTTGCTGCTCGCGGTCTCGATCATCCTGTCGGTCCTGATCCTGATGACCGGCCTGTTCATCGAGAACCCGCTCGAGTTCACGGTCTTCCCGACGGTGCTGCTCATCGCCACGATGCTGCGGCTGGCGCTCAACCTCGCCTCGACGCGGCTGATCCTCGGTCACGGCCACGAGGGCACGGCGGCGGCCGGCCACGTCATCGAGGCGTTCGGCCACTTCGTGATGGGCGGCAACTTCCTCATCGGGATCATCGTCTTCGCGATCCTGATCATCGTGAACTTCGTCGTCATCACCAAGGGCTCGGGGCGCATCGCGGAAGTCGCAGCCCGCTTCACCCTCGACGCGATGCCCGGCAAGCAGATGGCGATCGACGCCGACCTCTCGGCCGGCCTGATCGACGAGAAGACCGCGCGGACCCGCCGCCAGTCGCTCGAGGACGAATCCTCGTTCTTCGGCGCCATGGACGGCGCCTCGAAATTCGTGCGCGGCGACGCGATCGCCGCACTCCTCATCACCGTCATCAACGTCGTCGGCGGCATCGTCATCGGCGTCGGCCAGCAGGGCATGGGGTTTTCCGACGCGGCCAAGACCTTCACCCTTCTCACCGTCGGCGATGGCCTCGTCAGCCAGGTTCCGGCGCTGATCGTCTCGACCGCGGCGGGCCTGCTCGTCTCCAAGGCCGGCGTGCGCGGCGCCGCCGCCCGGGCGCTCGGGCGCCAGATCGCCAACTACCCCAAGGCGCTCGGGATGTCGGCGGGCGTGATGATCCTGATCGGGCTCATGCCCGGCATCCCGGCGCTGCCCTTCCTGGGCCTCGGGCTCGGCGCCGCCTACCTCGCCCGCCGCATCGCCCTGATGCCCAAGCCCGCCGAGGCCGAGGCCGCGGCCGGCGGCGCCCCCGCCGCGGACGGCACGGGCGCGCAGAAGGAGGAGACGGCGGCCGACCTCCTGAAGCTCGACGACCTCAAGCTCGAGATGGGCTACGCGCTCCTGCCCCTCGTCAACGGGCCGGCGGGCCAGGACCGCCTCACCGACCAGATCCGGGCCCTGCGCCGGCAGCTCGCCGCCGAGCTCGGCTTCGTGATGCCCTCGGTGCGCATCCTCGACAACGTCCAGCTCGACGCCAACAGCTACGTGGTGCGCGTCAAGGAGATCGAGGCCGGTGCGGGCCAGGTCTTCCCGGGCCAGTTCATGGCGATGGACCCGATGGGCGGCCAGGTCCAGCTGCCCGGCCAGCACCTCCTGGAACCCACCTTCGGCCTGCCGGCGACCTGGGTCGACGCCTCCTTGCGCGACGAGGCCCAGCTCAAGGGCTACACCGTGGTCGACGCCGCCACCGTGGTCTCGACCCACCTCACCGAGATCATCAAGGCCCACGTCGCCGACCTCCTCAACCACGTCGAGGTGCACAAGCTCCTCAAGGAACTGCCGAAGGAGCACGGCGAGCTTCTGAAGGAGGTCGTGCCGGGCCAGATCGCGACCACGGGCATCCAGCGGGTGCTGCAATACCTGCTCGCCGAGCGGGTCTCGATCCGCGACCTCGGCACCATCGTCGAGGGCATCGCGGAGGTGGCCGGCCACATCAAGAACCCGCGCGACATCGTCGAGCACGTCCGCGCCCGGCTCGGCCGCCAGATCTGCGCCCAGTACCAGGGCCCGGGCGGCGTCCTGCCGATCATCACCCTGTCGCCGGCCTGGGAGAGCGCCTTCATGGAGGCGATCGTCGGCCACGGCGACGAGCGCCACCTGGCGATGCAGCCCTCGAAGCTCTCGGATTTCGTCACCACGGTGCGCGACCGCTTCGAGGAGGCGGCGCGGATGGGCGAGATGCCGGTCCTCGTCACCTCGGTCCAGGCCCGGCCCTTCGTGCGCTCGATCATCGAGCGGTTCCGCCGCGAGACCCCGGTGATGAGCCAGGCGGAGATCCACGCGCGGGCGCGGCTGAAGACCGTCGGCTCGGTGTAG
- a CDS encoding transketolase family protein: MKRSKYTRPAWLSEANTGERLTTSAMIASLAGPDQRVAPAPFGHALAKLAEERPEIVGLTADLGKYTDLHIFAQKHPERFYQMGMAEQLLISAAAGMAREGFQPFATTYAVFAARRAYDFICMAIAEENLNVKIVCALPGLTTGYGPSHQATEDIAIFRGLPNMTILDPCDAHEIAQAVPAIADHKGPVYMRLLRGNVPLVLDEYGYTFELGKAKTIRDGNDVLIISTGLMTMRALEAADALRDDKVDVAVLHVPTIKPLDTETILREAGKGGRLVVVAENHTVVGGLGEAVAGLLMRSGTIPKAFRQVGLPDEFLDAGALPTLHDRYGISTNAMVRSIRQWL, from the coding sequence ATGAAACGCTCGAAGTACACGCGCCCGGCCTGGCTCTCCGAGGCCAATACGGGTGAGCGGCTGACCACCTCGGCGATGATCGCCTCCCTCGCCGGCCCCGACCAGCGCGTGGCGCCGGCCCCGTTCGGCCACGCGCTGGCCAAGCTCGCCGAGGAGCGGCCGGAGATCGTCGGGCTGACCGCCGATCTCGGCAAGTACACCGACCTGCACATCTTCGCCCAGAAGCACCCCGAGCGCTTCTACCAGATGGGCATGGCCGAGCAGCTGCTGATCAGCGCCGCCGCCGGCATGGCGCGGGAAGGCTTCCAGCCCTTCGCCACCACCTACGCGGTGTTCGCGGCACGCCGCGCCTACGACTTCATCTGCATGGCGATCGCGGAGGAGAATCTTAACGTCAAGATCGTCTGCGCGCTGCCCGGCCTCACCACCGGCTACGGCCCGAGCCACCAGGCGACGGAAGACATCGCGATCTTCCGCGGCCTGCCCAACATGACGATCCTCGACCCCTGCGACGCGCACGAGATCGCCCAGGCCGTGCCGGCCATCGCCGATCACAAGGGGCCGGTCTACATGCGGCTCCTGCGCGGCAACGTGCCCCTGGTGCTCGACGAGTACGGCTACACGTTCGAGCTCGGCAAGGCCAAGACCATCCGGGACGGCAACGACGTCCTGATCATCTCGACCGGCCTGATGACCATGCGGGCCCTCGAGGCGGCCGACGCCCTGCGCGACGACAAGGTCGACGTCGCGGTGCTGCACGTGCCGACGATCAAGCCCCTCGACACCGAGACGATCCTGCGCGAGGCCGGCAAGGGCGGGCGCCTCGTGGTGGTGGCCGAGAACCATACCGTGGTCGGAGGCTTGGGCGAGGCAGTGGCGGGGCTGCTGATGCGCTCCGGCACGATCCCGAAGGCCTTCCGCCAGGTCGGCCTGCCGGACGAGTTCCTGGATGCCGGCGCCCTGCCGACCCTCCACGACCGCTACGGCATCTCGACCAACGCCATGGTGCGGAGCATCCGCCAATGGCTGTGA
- a CDS encoding TRAP transporter large permease subunit, which translates to MHVDIATETPALPAASAKRAWARTLDNALGPLIEIPAALLVVAEVVVLLAGVVSRYVFHAPIVWSDELASILFLWLAMLGSVVAYRRAEHMRMTALVSMCSVKTQAFLEAVALAAGLAFVLMLLHPAYEFAAEEVFVQTPALEITNAWRAAALPVGFGLMLVVAALRLVECADLRHTVGALVLTGLIIAALWLAEPLLRTLGNWNLLIFFVLGVGALVFTGVPIAFAFGLATFGYLMLTTRAPAMVVVGRMDEGMSHLILLAVPLFVFLGLLIEMTGMAKAMVGFLASLLGHVRGGLHYVLVGAMYLVSGISGSKAADMAAVAPVLFPEMKKRGAKEGDLVALLAATGAQTETIPPSLVLITIGSVTGVSITALFTGGLMPGVVLGITLCMLVWWRYRGENLSHVKRATKGEIGRALVIAFPALALPFVIRAAVVEGVATATEVSTIGIVYAILAGLLIYRQFDWRRVYPMLVSTASLSGAILLIIGAATGMAWALTQSGFSQSLAVMMKSLPGGALGFLVVSAVAFVILGSVLEGIPAIVLFGPLLFPIARQVGVHEVHYAMVVILAMGVGLFAPPFGVGYYAACAISRIHPDAGIRPIVGYMTALLVGLVVVILVPWISIGFLG; encoded by the coding sequence ATGCATGTCGATATCGCGACGGAGACGCCGGCCCTGCCGGCGGCCTCCGCCAAGCGCGCCTGGGCGCGCACGCTCGACAACGCCCTCGGCCCGCTGATCGAGATCCCGGCCGCCCTCCTGGTGGTGGCCGAGGTGGTGGTGCTGCTCGCCGGCGTCGTCAGCCGCTACGTCTTCCACGCGCCCATCGTGTGGTCGGACGAGCTCGCCTCGATCCTGTTCCTGTGGCTCGCCATGCTGGGCTCGGTGGTCGCCTACCGCCGCGCCGAGCACATGCGCATGACCGCGCTCGTCAGCATGTGCTCGGTCAAGACCCAGGCCTTCCTCGAGGCGGTGGCGCTCGCCGCCGGCCTCGCCTTCGTGCTGATGCTGCTGCATCCGGCCTACGAGTTCGCGGCCGAGGAGGTCTTCGTCCAGACGCCGGCGCTCGAGATCACCAATGCCTGGCGCGCCGCCGCCCTGCCGGTCGGCTTCGGCCTGATGCTGGTCGTCGCGGCCCTGCGTCTCGTCGAATGCGCCGACCTGCGTCACACGGTCGGCGCCCTCGTCCTCACCGGCCTGATCATCGCGGCCCTCTGGCTCGCCGAGCCGCTGCTTCGCACGCTCGGCAACTGGAACCTGCTGATCTTCTTCGTGCTCGGCGTCGGCGCCCTGGTCTTCACCGGCGTGCCGATCGCCTTCGCGTTCGGGCTCGCCACCTTCGGCTACCTGATGCTGACGACGCGGGCCCCCGCCATGGTGGTGGTCGGGCGCATGGACGAGGGGATGAGCCACCTCATCCTGCTCGCCGTGCCGCTCTTCGTGTTCCTCGGCCTGCTCATCGAGATGACCGGCATGGCGAAGGCCATGGTGGGCTTCCTGGCGAGCCTGCTCGGCCACGTCCGCGGCGGCCTGCACTACGTGCTCGTCGGGGCGATGTACCTCGTCTCGGGCATCTCCGGCTCCAAGGCCGCCGACATGGCGGCGGTGGCCCCCGTGCTGTTCCCCGAGATGAAGAAGCGCGGCGCCAAGGAGGGCGACCTCGTCGCGCTCCTCGCCGCCACCGGCGCCCAGACCGAGACCATCCCGCCCTCGCTGGTGCTCATCACCATCGGGTCGGTGACCGGCGTGTCGATCACCGCCTTGTTCACCGGCGGCCTGATGCCCGGCGTCGTGCTCGGCATCACGTTGTGCATGCTGGTCTGGTGGCGCTACCGGGGCGAGAACCTCAGCCACGTCAAGCGCGCCACCAAGGGCGAGATCGGCCGGGCCCTCGTCATCGCCTTCCCGGCGCTCGCTCTCCCCTTCGTCATCCGCGCAGCGGTGGTCGAGGGCGTGGCGACCGCGACGGAAGTCTCGACGATCGGCATCGTCTACGCGATCCTCGCCGGCCTCCTGATCTACCGCCAGTTCGACTGGCGCCGGGTCTACCCGATGCTGGTCTCGACCGCGTCCCTGTCGGGGGCGATCCTGCTGATCATCGGGGCGGCGACCGGCATGGCCTGGGCGCTGACGCAGTCGGGCTTCTCGCAGAGCCTCGCCGTGATGATGAAGAGCCTGCCCGGCGGGGCGCTCGGCTTCCTCGTCGTCTCGGCGGTGGCCTTCGTGATCCTGGGCTCGGTGCTGGAGGGCATTCCGGCGATCGTGCTGTTCGGACCCCTGCTGTTCCCGATCGCCCGCCAGGTCGGCGTGCACGAGGTGCACTACGCGATGGTGGTGATCCTGGCGATGGGCGTCGGCCTGTTCGCGCCGCCCTTCGGCGTCGGCTACTACGCCGCCTGCGCGATCAGCCGGATCCATCCGGATGCCGGCATCCGGCCGATCGTCGGCTACATGACGGCGCTGCTGGTCGGCCTCGTCGTGGTGATCCTGGTGCCGTGGATCTCGATCGGCTTCCTCGGCTGA
- a CDS encoding LysE family transporter — protein MPETETWPALLGPLVTAYAPVLAAPGPNLLVVLRAGVAAPGRGPLVAALGVACGAGLAAALAGLGASLLPAGRLVTGLGTALFALLMLRAAYRLASGRAGPAEDPSRMVPGRDAGTFALGLGAALTNPVSLAFFAGFFLAHPGRGAVPLAGAAVFGMAATWFGLVGLVLTRPACRARLAGTGRLARLALALALVACAALAVWRALGA, from the coding sequence ATGCCCGAGACCGAGACGTGGCCCGCCCTGCTGGGGCCGCTCGTCACCGCCTATGCTCCCGTCCTGGCGGCGCCCGGGCCGAACCTCCTGGTGGTCCTGCGGGCGGGCGTCGCGGCACCCGGGCGCGGGCCGCTCGTCGCCGCCCTCGGCGTCGCCTGCGGGGCGGGCCTCGCGGCGGCCCTCGCGGGGCTCGGTGCCTCGCTGCTGCCGGCGGGCCGCCTCGTCACCGGGCTCGGCACCGCGTTGTTCGCGCTCCTGATGCTGCGGGCCGCCTACAGGCTGGCGAGCGGACGGGCGGGCCCCGCCGAGGATCCGTCGAGGATGGTCCCGGGGCGCGACGCCGGCACCTTCGCGCTCGGCCTCGGCGCGGCGCTCACCAACCCGGTCAGCCTCGCCTTCTTCGCCGGCTTCTTCCTCGCCCATCCGGGCCGGGGCGCGGTGCCGCTGGCGGGCGCGGCGGTGTTCGGCATGGCGGCGACGTGGTTCGGCCTCGTCGGCCTCGTCCTCACCCGGCCCGCCTGCCGGGCGCGCCTCGCCGGCACCGGACGCCTCGCCCGCCTCGCCTTGGCGCTCGCCCTCGTGGCCTGCGCGGCCCTGGCGGTGTGGCGCGCGCTGGGCGCGTGA
- a CDS encoding TRAP transporter substrate-binding protein, protein MSHTLSRRTLLAGAAAFPLATVFTRPVRAAEFEYKLATGQDPTHPVNIRAQEALNRIREASNGRLDIKLFPANQLGSDTDLLSQVRNGSVEFFNLSTSILSTFVPAAALPNTGFAFKDYNEVWKAMDGGLGAYVREQIAKTPIQAVSKVWDNGFRQITSSTKEIRNPEDLKGFKIRVPPSPMLTSLFKAFDAGAAPLNFNELYSALQTKIFEGQENPLAIIATTRLYEVQKTCSLTGHVWDGYWILGNKKAVQRLPEDLRAIVTRELDRSADDQRADIVKLSASLVQELGSKGITFIDVDRQKFRDALGRTTFYKDWKNKYGDAAWEHLEAVAGKLA, encoded by the coding sequence ATGAGCCACACCCTCTCCCGCCGTACCCTGCTCGCCGGCGCCGCTGCCTTCCCCCTCGCCACGGTCTTCACCCGCCCGGTGCGCGCCGCCGAGTTCGAGTACAAGCTCGCCACCGGCCAGGACCCGACCCACCCGGTCAACATCCGCGCCCAGGAGGCCCTGAACCGCATCCGCGAGGCCTCGAACGGGCGGCTCGACATCAAGCTGTTCCCGGCCAACCAGCTCGGCTCCGACACCGACCTGCTGTCGCAGGTGCGCAACGGCAGCGTCGAGTTCTTCAACCTCTCGACCTCGATCCTCTCGACCTTCGTTCCCGCGGCGGCGCTGCCCAACACCGGCTTCGCGTTCAAGGACTACAACGAGGTCTGGAAGGCGATGGACGGCGGGCTCGGGGCTTACGTCCGCGAGCAGATCGCCAAGACGCCGATCCAGGCCGTGTCGAAGGTCTGGGACAACGGCTTCCGCCAGATCACGTCCTCGACCAAGGAGATCCGCAACCCGGAGGACCTGAAGGGCTTCAAGATCCGTGTCCCGCCGTCGCCGATGCTGACCTCGCTGTTCAAGGCGTTCGATGCCGGCGCGGCGCCGCTCAACTTCAACGAGCTGTACTCGGCCCTGCAGACCAAGATCTTCGAGGGCCAGGAGAACCCGCTCGCGATCATCGCGACGACCCGGCTCTACGAGGTGCAGAAGACCTGCAGCCTCACCGGCCACGTCTGGGACGGCTACTGGATCCTCGGCAACAAGAAGGCGGTCCAGCGTCTGCCGGAGGACCTGCGCGCCATCGTGACCCGCGAGCTCGACCGCTCGGCCGACGACCAGCGCGCCGACATCGTGAAGCTCAGCGCCTCCCTGGTCCAGGAGCTCGGCTCCAAGGGCATCACCTTCATCGACGTCGATCGCCAGAAATTTCGCGATGCGCTCGGGCGCACGACATTCTACAAGGACTGGAAGAACAAGTACGGGGACGCGGCCTGGGAGCACCTCGAGGCCGTCGCCGGCAAATTGGCCTGA
- a CDS encoding NAD(P)-dependent oxidoreductase: MSPERPVAFVGLGSMGLPMARNLVRHGFPVRGFDVRAEGRAAFAAAGGTPAGTIAAAADGAGALVLMVVNADQAEAILFGEGALERSSPDAAVVLMATCPPAAVAALAKRVTATGRAFVDAPVSGGVVGAEAGSLTIMAAAPAAVIAGVKPLLEAMGDKVFHVGPEPGQGATMKAVNQLLCGVNLAAAAEALSLAAKVGIDGATALEIVSGSSASSWMLRDRGPRMLEETPRVTSAVDIFVKDLGIVLEAGRSEKAALPLAALAHQLFLAASGRGAGAEDDSQVIGSYRVLNGK, from the coding sequence GTGAGCCCCGAGCGCCCCGTCGCCTTCGTGGGCTTGGGCTCGATGGGCCTGCCGATGGCCCGCAACCTCGTGCGGCACGGCTTTCCCGTGCGCGGCTTCGACGTGCGGGCGGAAGGGCGGGCCGCCTTCGCGGCCGCCGGCGGCACCCCCGCCGGGACGATCGCGGCGGCGGCCGACGGCGCCGGGGCGCTGGTGCTCATGGTGGTCAATGCCGACCAGGCGGAGGCCATCCTGTTCGGCGAGGGCGCCCTGGAGCGCTCGAGCCCGGACGCCGCGGTGGTCCTGATGGCGACCTGCCCGCCGGCCGCCGTCGCGGCCCTGGCGAAACGGGTGACGGCCACCGGCCGGGCCTTCGTCGACGCGCCCGTCTCCGGCGGGGTCGTCGGCGCCGAGGCCGGCAGCCTCACCATCATGGCGGCGGCCCCCGCGGCCGTGATCGCCGGGGTGAAGCCGCTGCTGGAGGCGATGGGCGACAAGGTGTTCCATGTCGGGCCCGAGCCCGGCCAGGGCGCCACCATGAAGGCGGTCAACCAGCTCCTCTGCGGGGTGAACCTGGCGGCGGCGGCGGAGGCCCTGTCGCTCGCCGCCAAGGTCGGGATCGACGGCGCGACCGCGCTCGAGATCGTCTCCGGCTCCTCGGCATCGAGCTGGATGCTGCGCGACCGCGGTCCGCGGATGCTGGAGGAAACCCCCCGGGTCACCAGCGCCGTCGACATCTTCGTCAAGGATCTCGGCATCGTGCTGGAGGCCGGCCGCAGCGAGAAGGCGGCGTTGCCGCTGGCGGCCCTGGCGCATCAGCTCTTCCTGGCGGCGTCGGGCCGTGGCGCGGGTGCGGAAGACGACAGCCAGGTCATCGGCTCGTACCGGGTACTCAACGGCAAGTAG
- a CDS encoding transporter substrate-binding domain-containing protein encodes MRKFVGVAGILAALAAAPAEARSLAAIKQDGTLRVGLTGDYAPYSLRLPDGGIKGADVVMAGELAKALGVTLEIVPTTWKTLKDDLLSDRFDVAMGGVSVTPDRASVGDFSVPVLTDGKRPIVRCADKARFVTIKDIDKPEVRVVVNPGGTNQRFADANFPHASVRVFPDNRAIFKEVAEGRADLMVTDGAEVDYQSRRNAGVLCPAAVPDTFDKAEKAYWMTRDPALKSGVDEWLTKTLRSGAYGRALAKAAE; translated from the coding sequence ATGCGCAAGTTCGTGGGAGTGGCGGGAATTCTGGCGGCGCTGGCGGCGGCACCGGCGGAGGCGCGGTCGCTCGCCGCGATCAAGCAGGACGGCACGCTGCGGGTCGGCCTGACCGGCGACTACGCGCCGTACTCCCTGCGGCTGCCGGACGGCGGCATCAAGGGCGCCGACGTGGTGATGGCGGGCGAGCTCGCCAAGGCGCTGGGCGTCACGCTCGAGATCGTGCCGACGACCTGGAAGACGCTCAAGGACGACCTGCTCTCCGACCGGTTCGACGTCGCGATGGGCGGGGTCAGCGTCACGCCCGACCGGGCCTCGGTGGGCGATTTCTCGGTCCCCGTGCTGACCGACGGCAAGCGCCCGATCGTGCGCTGCGCCGACAAGGCCCGCTTCGTCACGATCAAGGACATCGACAAGCCGGAGGTCCGCGTCGTCGTGAATCCGGGCGGCACCAACCAGCGCTTCGCCGACGCCAACTTCCCGCACGCCTCGGTGCGGGTGTTTCCCGACAACCGCGCCATCTTCAAGGAGGTCGCCGAGGGCCGGGCGGACCTGATGGTCACCGACGGCGCCGAGGTCGATTACCAGTCGCGGCGCAATGCCGGCGTGCTCTGCCCGGCCGCCGTGCCGGACACCTTCGACAAGGCCGAGAAGGCCTACTGGATGACCCGCGACCCGGCACTCAAATCTGGGGTCGACGAGTGGCTGACGAAGACCCTGAGGAGCGGCGCCTACGGCCGAGCGCTGGCGAAGGCGGCGGAGTAG